One genomic segment of Deltaproteobacteria bacterium includes these proteins:
- a CDS encoding glutaconyl-CoA decarboxylase subunit alpha: MRPYFERMKEFGRPLSDAQIKQSEQSVTQIREVEKSLAGEVDRVRKAGLPEERLHGRGEWTVYERLEYLVDPGTWCPLHTLFDPMEEESGTTGVVDGLGKVSGRWAVIIGFDNKVMAGAWIAGQAENILRVTDLAKRLHIPLVWLVNCSGVKLTEQEKVYANRRGNGATFFRHAELEKLGIPVLAGIWGTNPAGGGYQGISPSLLIAHSRCNIAVGGGGIVSGMSPKGYFDEEGAEQIIEATKKFKAAPPGRVEIHYNETGFFKEVYETEEGVLDALKEHMKDLPAYNPRFFRVAEPKEPRFSPNEIERLVPFNQKAAYEFEEVLARLTDNSEHMEFRPDYGPEVYTGLAKLDGFLVGIIGNRQGFLPRGYPEYAPYPGIGGKLYRQGLIKMNEFVTHCGRDRIPIIWFQDTTGIDVGDLAEKAELLGLGQSLIYSIEQTDVPMMLVVLRKGTAAAHYIMGGPTANNHNAFTLGTPTTEIYVMHGETAAVASFSRRLVKEREAGRPIGPIIVKMNALAKDYYEKSRPVYCAKKGFVDEIVSFADIRRYMAAFAGAVYQNPKSICPHHHMMLPRIIRG, from the coding sequence ATGAGACCCTATTTTGAACGGATGAAGGAGTTTGGAAGGCCCCTGAGCGATGCTCAGATCAAACAGAGCGAACAGAGTGTGACGCAGATCAGAGAGGTCGAGAAGTCTCTTGCAGGTGAGGTGGATCGGGTCAGAAAGGCCGGCCTTCCCGAAGAGAGACTCCACGGGAGGGGAGAATGGACTGTCTACGAAAGACTGGAATATCTCGTTGATCCCGGCACGTGGTGTCCCCTCCATACCCTATTTGATCCCATGGAAGAGGAATCGGGTACCACAGGGGTGGTTGACGGATTGGGAAAGGTCAGTGGGAGGTGGGCCGTGATTATCGGCTTTGATAACAAGGTCATGGCAGGGGCATGGATTGCGGGCCAGGCCGAGAACATCCTCCGCGTGACCGATCTGGCCAAGCGCCTCCATATCCCCCTGGTCTGGCTGGTCAACTGCAGCGGCGTGAAGTTGACCGAACAGGAAAAGGTCTATGCGAACCGGAGGGGAAACGGAGCTACCTTTTTCAGACACGCCGAGTTGGAGAAGCTGGGCATCCCGGTGCTTGCAGGGATCTGGGGTACTAACCCGGCTGGCGGCGGGTATCAGGGGATCAGCCCGAGTCTGCTCATCGCCCACAGCAGATGCAATATCGCCGTGGGAGGCGGCGGTATTGTGAGCGGCATGAGCCCGAAGGGCTATTTTGACGAGGAGGGTGCGGAACAGATCATCGAGGCGACCAAGAAATTCAAGGCTGCCCCCCCGGGGCGAGTGGAGATCCACTACAATGAGACGGGGTTTTTCAAGGAGGTATACGAGACCGAGGAGGGGGTTCTCGATGCTTTGAAGGAGCACATGAAGGATCTGCCCGCCTACAACCCCAGGTTTTTCAGGGTGGCCGAACCGAAGGAGCCGAGATTCTCGCCAAACGAGATAGAGCGGCTGGTTCCGTTCAATCAGAAGGCGGCCTACGAGTTCGAAGAAGTGCTAGCCAGACTCACAGACAACAGTGAGCATATGGAGTTCAGGCCCGACTATGGTCCAGAGGTGTATACGGGTCTGGCAAAGCTCGACGGCTTCCTCGTGGGGATCATCGGAAACCGGCAGGGGTTCCTTCCTCGTGGTTACCCGGAATACGCCCCCTATCCGGGCATAGGGGGAAAGCTCTATCGCCAGGGTCTCATCAAGATGAACGAATTCGTGACCCATTGCGGCCGGGATCGAATTCCCATTATATGGTTTCAGGACACCACGGGGATCGATGTGGGCGATCTCGCTGAGAAGGCCGAATTGCTGGGCCTTGGCCAGTCCCTCATCTATTCCATAGAGCAGACCGACGTGCCTATGATGCTCGTCGTCTTGAGAAAAGGAACGGCGGCGGCTCATTACATAATGGGAGGCCCCACTGCGAACAACCACAACGCCTTCACGCTGGGGACGCCGACTACGGAGATCTATGTCATGCACGGGGAGACCGCAGCGGTGGCTTCTTTCTCGCGGAGGCTGGTCAAGGAGAGGGAAGCCGGTCGTCCCATTGGGCCCATTATCGTGAAGATGAATGCCCTGGCAAAGGATTACTACGAGAAGTCCAGGCCGGTCTACTGTGCCAAGAAGGGCTTTGTGGACGAGATCGTCTCCTTTGCCGATATAAGGAGATATATGGCCGCCTTCGCAGGCGCGGTCTATCAGAATCCGAAGTCCATCTGCCCCCACCATCACATGATGCTGCCCAGAATTATCAGGGGATAG
- a CDS encoding helix-hairpin-helix domain-containing protein → MKGPLHGTERSAWTLLPEQKGLLAALLIVLALFWWTRGRPGFLPWRQDRVDPGVRPDPFVLEIEGPLVRSGIYTFPSPVTLERALVTAGMKREFVPMLPGSIPLATGTTVAVSRSGDRLTIRTKPMGPEKRILYGIPIDLNAIGADELTLVPGIGPTIAGRILHYRNLHGNFTDLEELLNVSGVGRKRLEALRPYLSVTRVQPPIP, encoded by the coding sequence GTGAAAGGCCCTCTGCACGGCACGGAAAGGTCGGCTTGGACTCTGCTGCCGGAACAGAAGGGTCTCCTCGCCGCCCTCCTCATCGTCCTGGCCCTTTTCTGGTGGACCAGGGGTCGACCCGGCTTTCTCCCGTGGCGACAGGATCGGGTCGATCCAGGTGTGCGGCCCGATCCTTTTGTTCTCGAAATCGAGGGACCCCTCGTACGATCCGGCATCTACACCTTTCCTTCCCCCGTTACCCTTGAAAGAGCCCTCGTCACTGCAGGAATGAAAAGAGAGTTCGTTCCCATGCTACCCGGATCCATACCGCTGGCAACCGGCACCACCGTCGCTGTGTCCCGATCCGGCGACCGACTCACGATTCGGACGAAACCTATGGGTCCGGAGAAGAGGATTCTCTACGGGATCCCCATCGACCTCAACGCCATCGGGGCCGACGAGCTGACACTGGTTCCGGGTATCGGCCCCACCATTGCCGGGAGAATCCTCCATTACAGGAATCTGCACGGGAATTTCACGGACCTCGAGGAGTTGCTCAATGTATCGGGCGTGGGCAGAAAGAGACTCGAGGCACTCCGGCCATACCTCTCCGTTACGAGGGTTCAACCTCCTATCCCCTGA
- a CDS encoding citramalate synthase: protein MEAIRIYDTTLRDGAQAEDIAFSVEDKVRIARKLDELGIHYIEGGWPGANPKDFQFFREISRVSLTGARIAAFGSTCRPGKRPEEDSNIQTLLQTNSPVITIFGKSWDIHPREVMRIDLEENLDMISRSVEFLKKRVEEVIYDAEHFFDGYKSNPTYALSTVKRAQEAGTDCIVLCDTNGGTLPWELEGIIREIKPHISVPLGIHVHNDSETAVANTLLAVRNGISHVQGTINGYGERCGNANLCSIIPALKLKLGYECISDDQLRRLREVSRFVNELANIPHDKHQPYVGDSAFAHKGGIHVSAVRRNPRAYEHFRPELVGNRERVLISDQAGQSTILAKAAEFKIDLKSKEPVIRKILSELKELESQGFQFEGAEGSFEILMKKALGKHRRFFELVGFRVIVEKRAEDEPPISEATIMIRVGDRIEHTAALGNGPVNALDNALRKALEKLYPELKEVKLVDFKVRILSSIQGTGAATRVLIESQDSRDKWGTVGVSENIIQASWQALVDSIEYKLLKEEK from the coding sequence ATGGAAGCCATTAGGATCTACGATACCACCTTGCGCGACGGGGCCCAGGCCGAAGACATAGCCTTTTCGGTGGAGGACAAGGTCAGGATCGCCAGGAAACTCGACGAACTCGGCATCCATTACATCGAGGGGGGGTGGCCAGGAGCGAACCCCAAGGATTTCCAGTTCTTCCGCGAAATCAGTCGTGTTTCACTCACCGGAGCAAGAATCGCCGCCTTTGGCAGTACCTGCAGGCCCGGGAAGCGGCCCGAAGAGGATAGTAATATTCAGACCCTCCTCCAAACGAATTCACCGGTCATCACGATCTTCGGAAAGTCCTGGGACATCCACCCGAGGGAGGTGATGAGAATCGACCTTGAGGAGAATCTCGACATGATTTCCCGGTCTGTCGAGTTCCTGAAGAAGAGAGTCGAAGAAGTCATATACGACGCCGAGCACTTCTTCGACGGCTACAAGTCCAACCCGACCTATGCCCTGTCCACGGTGAAGCGTGCCCAGGAAGCCGGAACTGACTGTATCGTTCTGTGCGACACGAATGGGGGAACCCTACCTTGGGAGCTGGAAGGGATCATCAGGGAGATCAAACCCCACATTTCGGTCCCCTTGGGGATCCATGTCCACAACGATTCCGAAACCGCCGTGGCCAACACACTCCTGGCGGTTCGAAACGGCATCTCCCACGTCCAGGGAACGATCAATGGATACGGTGAGCGCTGCGGCAACGCCAACCTCTGTTCCATCATCCCGGCCCTCAAGTTGAAACTCGGCTATGAATGTATATCCGACGACCAACTCAGGAGGTTGAGGGAGGTCTCGAGGTTTGTGAATGAACTCGCCAACATTCCTCATGACAAGCACCAACCCTATGTGGGAGACAGTGCCTTTGCCCACAAGGGAGGTATCCATGTAAGCGCGGTCCGGAGAAACCCAAGAGCCTATGAACACTTCCGTCCTGAGTTGGTGGGAAACCGGGAGCGCGTTCTCATCTCCGATCAGGCGGGACAGAGCACGATCCTCGCCAAGGCGGCAGAATTCAAGATAGACCTGAAGAGCAAGGAGCCGGTCATCAGGAAAATACTCTCCGAACTCAAGGAACTGGAGAGCCAGGGGTTTCAGTTCGAGGGAGCGGAGGGATCTTTTGAGATCCTCATGAAAAAAGCCCTCGGAAAGCACAGGCGGTTCTTCGAGCTGGTCGGATTCCGCGTTATCGTTGAGAAGAGAGCGGAAGACGAACCCCCCATCTCAGAGGCCACTATCATGATCAGGGTGGGTGACAGAATCGAACACACAGCGGCCCTGGGGAACGGCCCGGTGAATGCCCTTGACAACGCCCTTCGCAAAGCCCTGGAGAAGCTCTATCCAGAGCTCAAAGAGGTAAAGCTCGTGGATTTCAAGGTGAGGATCCTCTCCAGCATTCAGGGAACCGGAGCCGCCACAAGGGTTCTCATCGAATCCCAGGACAGCCGGGACAAGTGGGGGACGGTCGGTGTCTCTGAAAACATCATCCAGGCCAGCTGGCAGGCTCTGGTAGACAGCATCGAATACAAACTGCTGAAGGAAGAAAAGTAG
- a CDS encoding aspartate kinase: MALVVQKYGGTSVGDAERIRSVARRVMGTRTKGDRVVVVVSAMAGETDRLLSLAQQIGNSPDKREQDVLLSTGEQISVALLAMALKSMGQEAQSFLGSQIRLLTDSFFGKARIREIEADRITAALEAGKVPVVAGFQGIDDRGNITTLGRGGSDTTAVAIAAALRADVCEIYTDVDGVYTTDPAVCEKARKLHRISYEEMVEMASLGAKVLQIRSVALAMRYGVPLHVRSSFNHHEGTWVCREDKEMERVLVSGVTYDKGEAKITVTRVPDRPGIAAGLFGALAKEDVLVDMIIQNVSREGYTDVTFTVLKTEAAKALTVAKNVAREIRAGDVLLDTDIAKVSIVGAGMRTHWGVASLMFNALARENINIQMISTSEIKISCVIESKYTELAVRALHDAFELDKGQVREEIPPDGSH, translated from the coding sequence ATGGCTCTGGTTGTCCAGAAATACGGTGGGACCTCTGTGGGTGATGCGGAAAGGATCCGAAGTGTGGCTCGCCGGGTGATGGGGACCAGGACAAAGGGGGACCGGGTCGTTGTCGTGGTCTCTGCCATGGCGGGGGAAACCGACCGGCTCTTGAGCCTCGCCCAACAGATCGGGAACTCCCCCGACAAGAGGGAACAGGACGTTCTCCTCTCCACGGGAGAGCAGATCTCCGTTGCCCTTCTGGCCATGGCTCTCAAATCGATGGGCCAGGAGGCCCAATCCTTCCTGGGATCTCAGATAAGGCTCCTCACCGACAGTTTCTTCGGGAAGGCGAGGATCAGGGAGATTGAGGCGGACAGAATCACGGCAGCCCTTGAGGCGGGAAAGGTTCCCGTTGTGGCCGGGTTCCAAGGAATAGACGACAGGGGCAACATCACCACTCTCGGCCGGGGCGGTTCGGATACGACCGCCGTAGCCATCGCGGCAGCCCTGAGAGCGGACGTATGTGAAATCTACACGGATGTAGACGGGGTTTATACCACAGACCCTGCGGTCTGTGAAAAGGCCCGGAAACTACATAGAATTTCCTACGAAGAGATGGTGGAGATGGCGAGCCTCGGCGCCAAGGTTCTGCAGATTCGCTCCGTGGCACTGGCCATGAGATATGGTGTGCCGCTTCATGTCCGGTCATCATTCAACCATCATGAGGGAACCTGGGTCTGCAGGGAGGACAAAGAGATGGAGAGGGTACTCGTATCAGGGGTCACCTACGACAAGGGGGAGGCCAAGATCACGGTCACCCGGGTCCCCGACAGACCCGGGATCGCAGCCGGGCTTTTCGGAGCCCTGGCAAAGGAAGACGTTCTGGTGGACATGATCATCCAGAACGTGAGCCGGGAAGGTTACACGGACGTGACCTTTACGGTCCTGAAGACCGAAGCGGCCAAGGCCCTTACGGTTGCAAAGAACGTGGCCCGAGAGATTCGGGCAGGTGATGTACTTCTCGATACGGATATCGCCAAGGTCTCCATAGTGGGTGCAGGGATGAGGACCCACTGGGGAGTGGCCTCCTTGATGTTCAATGCACTTGCCAGGGAGAACATCAACATCCAGATGATCAGCACGTCGGAGATCAAGATCTCCTGCGTCATCGAGTCCAAATACACGGAATTGGCGGTTCGGGCTCTTCACGACGCCTTCGAGCTTGATAAAGGACAGGTAAGAGAGGAGATCCCACCCGATGGAAGCCATTAG
- the tsaE gene encoding tRNA (adenosine(37)-N6)-threonylcarbamoyltransferase complex ATPase subunit type 1 TsaE, whose translation MESHGAAQTRKIGRLLGRLLQPGCVVALRGELGSGKTEFVKGLACGLGVEKSSPVSSPSFVLVNEYPGRLPLYHLDLYRLSGSRDLEEIGLDEYLYGSGVTVIEWAEKAGPFLPPQHIWIDIEWAGPSGRRLVFKASGKANAEILRAALGGLGPVRFRRRI comes from the coding sequence ATCGAGTCTCATGGGGCTGCACAGACCCGCAAAATCGGGAGACTCCTAGGCCGCTTGCTCCAGCCGGGATGTGTGGTTGCACTCCGGGGAGAGTTGGGCTCAGGAAAGACCGAGTTTGTCAAGGGGCTGGCTTGCGGACTAGGTGTCGAGAAGAGCTCTCCCGTCTCGAGCCCGTCTTTTGTCCTGGTCAATGAGTATCCAGGCAGGCTTCCCCTCTACCACCTCGACTTGTACCGGCTGTCCGGGAGTCGAGACCTGGAAGAGATAGGACTGGACGAATACCTTTATGGAAGCGGCGTGACCGTCATCGAATGGGCGGAGAAGGCTGGCCCTTTTCTGCCGCCCCAGCATATCTGGATCGACATCGAGTGGGCCGGCCCAAGCGGCCGAAGGCTGGTCTTCAAGGCATCGGGAAAGGCGAACGCGGAGATTCTCAGGGCTGCCCTCGGAGGACTCGGGCCGGTCCGTTTCCGAAGGAGAATATGA
- a CDS encoding bifunctional nuclease family protein — protein MAIEMKVKFLTFDPSSNGFVVLLADLENRHALPIWIGPFEANAIALKLKDVYSHRPMTHDLIRNILKLFHSEVLKIEVMDLKDNTYYALIHLKAKGKEITIDSRPSDAIAVALGAGAPIFVTEEVLSKARTIELDRGMEEDQLKEWLESLNPEDFKYKA, from the coding sequence ATGGCTATAGAGATGAAGGTAAAGTTTCTGACTTTTGATCCTTCCTCAAACGGGTTCGTGGTGCTGCTGGCCGATCTCGAAAACAGACATGCTCTGCCCATCTGGATCGGCCCCTTTGAGGCTAACGCCATCGCCCTGAAGTTGAAGGACGTATACTCTCACCGGCCCATGACCCATGACCTCATTCGAAACATTCTGAAGCTCTTTCATTCCGAGGTCCTGAAGATCGAGGTTATGGATCTCAAGGACAACACCTACTACGCCCTGATTCACCTGAAGGCGAAGGGCAAGGAAATAACCATAGACTCCCGGCCGAGCGATGCTATTGCTGTGGCCTTGGGAGCAGGGGCACCGATTTTCGTAACCGAAGAGGTCCTTTCCAAGGCGAGGACGATCGAACTGGATCGAGGCATGGAGGAGGACCAGTTGAAAGAGTGGCTCGAGAGTCTCAATCCTGAAGACTTCAAGTACAAGGCTTGA
- a CDS encoding holo-ACP synthase, whose product MIFGIGVDVVHIPRMDSITKRWGERFVRRVFTEEEIEYCRSQRNPSPHLSVRFAAKEAFLKALGLGYSQGIRWKDIEVTRHPSGRPVIRLRNHAKALCKRYGITRTHVSMSHDGTCGLAQVVLEKESS is encoded by the coding sequence GTGATCTTTGGGATAGGAGTCGACGTGGTTCACATCCCGAGAATGGATTCCATCACGAAGCGCTGGGGAGAGCGATTTGTCCGGAGAGTATTTACTGAAGAGGAGATCGAGTACTGCCGGTCACAGAGAAATCCGTCGCCCCATCTTTCAGTCCGCTTCGCTGCGAAGGAGGCCTTCTTGAAGGCTCTGGGCCTGGGTTACAGCCAAGGAATCCGCTGGAAGGATATCGAGGTCACACGCCACCCCTCCGGACGGCCGGTGATTCGACTCCGGAACCACGCAAAGGCGCTCTGCAAGCGGTATGGAATCACCAGGACCCATGTCTCCATGAGCCATGACGGAACCTGTGGGCTTGCCCAGGTCGTCTTGGAGAAAGAGTCCTCTTGA
- a CDS encoding phosphoglucosamine mutase: protein MEKLFGTDGVRGVANVHPMTGEMAMQIGRATAHLFKNKGGRHRIVIGKDTRVSGYMLETALASGICSMGVDVLLVGPMPTPAIAFITRSMRADAGVMISASHNPFYDNGIKIFSHDGFKLPDKVEERIESLISSNSIGSLRPTARDVGKAFRIDDARGRYIVYLKNTFPSHLSLDGLKIVLDCANGAAYRVAPTVLEELGAEVIPIGVDPDGENINLNCGSLHPEVAAGRVLESGADLGMALDGDADRIVFVDARGNVVDGDHIMAICATDMIQEKRLKKKTLVTTIMSNMGLEKSLEVYEGRVVRTAVGDRYVVDEMRRGGYNMGGEKSGHTIFLDHNTTGDGVVTALQVLAIMVKRGKPLADLATIMTPFPQVSFDIGVRKRENLSEIAEIDRKIKAIEQELGKNGRMVLRYSGTEPVIRLMLEGEREDRIQEMGRDLSEAIERNLG, encoded by the coding sequence ATGGAAAAGCTCTTCGGTACAGATGGAGTCAGGGGTGTCGCCAATGTCCATCCTATGACAGGAGAGATGGCCATGCAGATCGGGAGGGCGACGGCTCACCTTTTCAAGAACAAGGGCGGACGCCACCGCATCGTCATAGGAAAAGACACCCGTGTATCAGGGTACATGCTCGAAACCGCCCTTGCTTCGGGCATCTGTTCCATGGGGGTCGACGTACTCCTGGTCGGACCCATGCCGACCCCTGCTATAGCCTTTATCACCCGATCGATGAGGGCGGATGCAGGAGTAATGATTTCAGCCTCCCACAATCCTTTCTATGACAACGGGATAAAGATCTTTTCCCATGACGGGTTCAAACTCCCCGACAAGGTTGAAGAAAGGATCGAATCTCTGATCTCTTCCAATTCGATCGGTTCACTGCGGCCGACGGCAAGGGATGTGGGCAAGGCCTTCCGGATAGACGACGCACGGGGCAGATACATCGTCTATCTCAAGAACACCTTTCCTTCCCACCTGAGCCTGGACGGCCTGAAGATCGTCCTTGATTGCGCCAATGGAGCGGCCTACCGGGTCGCTCCGACTGTTCTGGAGGAACTTGGCGCCGAGGTGATCCCTATCGGTGTGGATCCAGACGGTGAAAACATCAACCTCAACTGCGGATCCCTCCACCCCGAGGTGGCGGCCGGACGGGTCCTCGAGAGCGGCGCTGATCTGGGAATGGCCCTCGACGGAGACGCCGACCGGATCGTCTTCGTTGATGCCCGGGGAAATGTGGTGGACGGCGACCACATCATGGCCATATGCGCAACCGACATGATCCAGGAAAAAAGGCTGAAAAAGAAGACTCTGGTAACCACCATCATGAGCAACATGGGTTTGGAGAAATCCCTCGAGGTCTATGAAGGTAGGGTCGTGAGAACCGCCGTGGGCGACCGTTATGTGGTCGACGAAATGAGACGGGGCGGTTACAATATGGGGGGGGAAAAATCCGGCCATACCATCTTCTTAGACCATAACACGACCGGCGATGGTGTGGTTACAGCCTTGCAGGTGCTCGCCATCATGGTCAAGAGGGGGAAACCCCTGGCCGATCTTGCCACCATTATGACGCCCTTCCCACAGGTTAGCTTCGATATAGGTGTCAGGAAGAGGGAGAATCTGTCTGAGATAGCGGAGATAGACCGGAAAATCAAAGCCATCGAACAGGAGCTTGGGAAGAACGGGAGGATGGTCCTTCGTTATTCCGGCACAGAACCGGTCATCCGACTCATGCTGGAAGGAGAAAGGGAGGATCGGATCCAAGAGATGGGCCGTGATCTCTCTGAAGCCATCGAAAGGAACCTGGGGTGA
- the folP gene encoding dihydropteroate synthase: MGKTRFAIPCGSTTLHLGERTLVMGAVNVTPDSFSDGGTFLQPERAVARALEMVDQGADLIDIGGESTRPGSRPVDIEEELARVIPVVKEVASRTDIPISVDTRKARVAREALEAGARIVNDVSALRFDPEMGPVAAAYGAPVVLMHMLGTPETMQQHIHYVSLFSEIMEYLRESMDIAQKAGVDPERIIVDPGIGFGKTVEHNLAIIKHLSRFKVLGRPILIGTSRKSFIGKILDLDVKEREEGTIASVAASILSGAHIVRVHNVRNAVRAARITDAVKAVSLTEA, encoded by the coding sequence ATGGGGAAGACCCGATTCGCCATCCCATGCGGGAGCACGACGCTCCATCTCGGGGAGAGAACCCTGGTCATGGGAGCCGTCAACGTGACGCCCGACTCTTTTTCGGACGGGGGCACCTTCCTGCAACCCGAGCGGGCCGTGGCCCGGGCTCTGGAAATGGTCGACCAGGGAGCGGATCTGATCGACATCGGAGGAGAATCCACCAGGCCTGGATCAAGGCCCGTGGACATCGAAGAGGAACTGGCCCGTGTGATTCCCGTTGTCAAAGAGGTAGCTTCAAGGACCGATATCCCCATCTCCGTGGACACGAGGAAGGCACGGGTCGCCCGGGAAGCACTCGAGGCCGGTGCAAGAATCGTCAACGATGTGAGCGCACTGCGTTTCGATCCCGAGATGGGGCCGGTTGCAGCCGCCTACGGTGCACCTGTCGTGCTGATGCACATGCTTGGAACGCCGGAAACCATGCAACAGCACATACACTATGTCTCCCTTTTCTCAGAAATCATGGAGTACCTTAGAGAGAGCATGGATATCGCGCAAAAGGCCGGAGTCGATCCCGAGCGGATTATCGTCGACCCGGGAATCGGCTTCGGCAAGACCGTGGAGCATAACCTGGCCATCATAAAACATCTCTCCCGTTTCAAGGTCCTGGGCAGGCCCATCCTTATTGGAACCTCCAGAAAATCTTTTATAGGAAAGATCCTCGATCTGGATGTCAAAGAGCGTGAAGAGGGAACCATCGCCTCTGTTGCAGCCTCGATTCTCAGCGGAGCACATATAGTGCGCGTCCATAACGTGAGAAACGCCGTGAGAGCCGCACGTATCACAGACGCCGTAAAAGCGGTCTCTCTCACGGAAGCATGA
- the ftsH gene encoding ATP-dependent zinc metalloprotease FtsH, which produces MSPFYRNLAFWLVICLIMVLLFQLVKGPGIKREQEIDFSTFLQAVENGNVAKVSIQGNSITGQYVEGPRFKTYAPEYPDLVKTLREAGVRIEARPKAESPFWQSILISWFPMILLIGVWIFFMRQVQVGGGKALAFGKSRARILNKEHNRVTFRDVAGIDEAKEELKEIIDFLKDPKKFTKLGGRIPKGVLLVGAPGTGKTLLAKAIAGEADVPFFSISGSDFVEMFVGVGASRVRDLFIQGKKNAPCLIFIDEIDAVGRHRGAGLGGGHDEREQTLNQLLVEMDGFESNEGVILISATNRPDVLDPALLRPGRFDRQVVVPIPDIKGREAILRVHTRKTPVSKDVQLDILARGTPGFTGADLENMVNEAALLAARSGKSKIEMKDFEEAKDKVLMGTERKSMLITEEEKRNTAYHEAGHALVAMLTPGTDPIHKVTIIPRGRSLGLTQQLPIDDRYNYSKDYLIKKISILLGGRVAEELVLKQQSTGAKQDIEESTDLARKMVCEWGMSEKMGPLTFGQKEEQIFLGREISQHRDYSENTAQEIDKEVKNIVSECYARAREVLKENINLLHKLAGTLLEKEVLDGHQIQLLIKESTAQA; this is translated from the coding sequence TTGAGCCCCTTTTATCGAAACCTTGCCTTCTGGCTTGTTATCTGCCTGATCATGGTCTTACTGTTCCAGCTGGTAAAGGGACCGGGCATAAAGAGAGAACAGGAGATCGACTTCTCCACCTTTCTACAGGCAGTGGAGAATGGAAATGTGGCGAAGGTGAGCATCCAGGGAAATAGTATTACGGGCCAGTATGTCGAGGGCCCTCGGTTCAAGACCTACGCCCCCGAATATCCTGATCTGGTCAAGACCCTGAGAGAGGCCGGGGTCCGCATCGAGGCAAGGCCAAAGGCCGAGTCCCCTTTCTGGCAGTCGATCCTGATCTCGTGGTTTCCCATGATCCTCCTCATCGGTGTCTGGATCTTCTTCATGCGTCAGGTCCAGGTTGGGGGAGGAAAAGCACTGGCCTTCGGTAAGAGCCGGGCCAGGATCCTCAACAAGGAACACAATCGGGTCACCTTCAGGGACGTTGCGGGTATCGACGAGGCCAAGGAAGAACTCAAGGAGATCATCGATTTCCTCAAAGACCCCAAGAAATTCACTAAACTCGGAGGGCGGATTCCCAAAGGTGTTCTGCTGGTGGGGGCTCCGGGGACCGGAAAGACCCTCTTGGCCAAGGCCATTGCCGGAGAGGCTGATGTGCCCTTCTTCAGCATCAGCGGATCCGATTTCGTGGAGATGTTTGTCGGAGTCGGTGCATCGAGGGTCCGTGATCTGTTTATCCAGGGAAAGAAGAACGCCCCCTGTCTGATCTTCATCGACGAGATCGATGCGGTGGGGCGGCACCGGGGAGCCGGTCTCGGGGGGGGACACGACGAGAGGGAACAGACCCTGAACCAGCTGCTCGTTGAGATGGACGGATTCGAGTCCAATGAAGGGGTGATCCTCATCTCTGCAACCAACCGTCCTGACGTGCTGGATCCGGCTCTTCTCCGTCCGGGACGGTTCGATCGGCAGGTTGTGGTCCCGATCCCTGACATCAAAGGGCGGGAGGCGATCCTCCGGGTTCACACAAGGAAAACCCCGGTCTCAAAGGACGTGCAGCTCGACATCCTGGCCCGTGGGACCCCGGGCTTTACGGGGGCAGATCTCGAAAACATGGTGAACGAGGCCGCACTTCTCGCGGCTCGTTCGGGCAAGTCGAAGATCGAGATGAAGGATTTTGAGGAGGCCAAGGACAAGGTCCTGATGGGAACCGAGCGGAAAAGCATGCTCATAACCGAGGAGGAGAAGAGGAACACGGCCTACCACGAGGCTGGCCATGCTCTTGTAGCTATGCTGACACCGGGCACCGACCCCATCCACAAGGTGACCATTATCCCCAGGGGAAGATCCCTCGGTCTCACCCAGCAGCTTCCCATAGACGATAGGTATAACTATTCCAAGGACTACCTGATCAAGAAGATTTCCATCCTCCTGGGAGGCAGGGTCGCCGAGGAACTCGTGCTGAAGCAGCAGAGCACCGGGGCCAAGCAGGATATTGAAGAGTCCACCGATCTGGCCAGGAAAATGGTTTGCGAGTGGGGAATGAGTGAGAAGATGGGGCCGCTGACTTTCGGACAGAAAGAGGAACAGATCTTTCTCGGCAGGGAAATATCGCAACACAGGGATTACAGCGAAAATACCGCTCAGGAGATCGACAAGGAGGTCAAGAACATCGTCTCCGAGTGTTACGCAAGGGCAAGAGAGGTCCTCAAGGAGAATATCAACCTCCTTCACAAACTGGCCGGCACCCTGCTCGAGAAGGAGGTCCTCGACGGCCACCAAATTCAACTCCTTATCAAGGAGAGCACTGCCCAGGCTTAG